A single region of the Opitutus sp. genome encodes:
- a CDS encoding pyridoxamine 5'-phosphate oxidase family protein, with amino-acid sequence MAQGYLDTLVTPAVAQAQAHYFGRAMATNGVPTTDPLGEDERNFIAARDSFYMATVSENGWPYIQHRGGRRGFLRVVSPTSLAFADYKGNRQMLSTGNLSKTDRVSLFLMDYPQRTRLKILGHARVVDAREQPELVESFAEPADRRLVERVYLIDVVSFDWNCPKYITPRYTAEEVAEAVAPLRARIAELEAQLKSQPTS; translated from the coding sequence ATGGCTCAAGGCTATCTCGATACCCTCGTCACGCCCGCCGTCGCTCAGGCCCAGGCGCACTACTTTGGCCGCGCGATGGCGACCAACGGTGTGCCGACGACCGATCCCTTGGGCGAAGACGAGCGCAACTTCATTGCGGCGCGCGACAGTTTTTACATGGCCACCGTGAGTGAGAACGGTTGGCCCTATATTCAGCATCGGGGAGGACGGCGCGGCTTTTTGCGCGTGGTCAGCCCGACCTCGCTCGCCTTCGCCGACTACAAGGGCAACCGGCAGATGCTCTCGACGGGTAACCTCTCCAAGACCGACCGCGTGTCGCTTTTTTTGATGGATTACCCGCAGCGCACACGGCTGAAAATCCTTGGCCATGCCCGCGTGGTCGACGCCCGCGAACAACCGGAGCTCGTTGAGTCATTTGCCGAACCCGCCGACCGCCGCCTCGTCGAACGCGTTTACCTCATCGACGTTGTTTCCTTCGATTGGAACTGCCCGAAATACATCACGCCCCGTTACACCGCTGAAGAAGTCGCCGAAGCCGTCGCCCCGCTGCGCGCTCGCATCGCCGAACTCGAAGCCCAACTGAAATCCCAACCAACAAGTTAA
- a CDS encoding DsrE family protein: MKLAIIILSDPKSGSEEALGRVFNALALAHAGLQAGDEVEVVFNGAGTRWPAELSKVSHPANGVYNAVREVVKGASCGCAAVFGATKDVEACGLPLLKSNALPGTPGLSDIHGYLAAGWQTLIF; encoded by the coding sequence ATGAAACTCGCCATCATCATCCTGTCCGATCCCAAGTCCGGTTCTGAAGAAGCCCTCGGCCGCGTGTTCAACGCGCTCGCCCTAGCCCACGCCGGGCTGCAAGCCGGCGACGAAGTCGAAGTCGTTTTTAACGGTGCCGGCACCCGTTGGCCCGCCGAGCTGAGCAAGGTCTCGCATCCCGCCAATGGCGTCTACAACGCCGTGCGCGAAGTCGTCAAAGGCGCCTCGTGCGGCTGTGCCGCGGTTTTTGGTGCCACCAAGGACGTCGAGGCGTGCGGCCTGCCGCTGCTCAAGTCCAACGCGCTGCCCGGCACGCCGGGGCTTTCTGATATCCACGGCTACCTGGCCGCGGGTTGGCAGACGTTGATTTTCTAA
- a CDS encoding TetR/AcrR family transcriptional regulator codes for MSATAQSSPKRDHLMATAWRLFYRDGLRAVGIDTILAEAGVAKMTLYNHFASKEELIIAILEKRDLEFRTSLMDKVEAAGPDAEARLLAVFEWLEGWFGSESFKGCVFIRAVSEYPEPTHPIHQTAWRHKIAVKAALTELCEAAGAKDAAALAETLSFLIDGAILTAHATQTTTPARSARATAAQLLKLSTG; via the coding sequence ATGTCTGCCACCGCTCAAAGTTCCCCCAAACGCGATCACCTCATGGCCACAGCGTGGCGGTTGTTTTACCGCGACGGACTGCGTGCGGTGGGTATCGACACGATTTTAGCCGAGGCCGGCGTGGCCAAGATGACGCTCTATAACCACTTCGCCTCCAAAGAGGAGCTGATCATCGCCATTTTGGAAAAACGCGATTTGGAGTTCCGCACGTCGCTCATGGACAAAGTTGAAGCCGCCGGCCCAGACGCTGAAGCGCGGCTGCTCGCGGTCTTTGAGTGGCTTGAAGGCTGGTTTGGCAGCGAAAGTTTCAAGGGCTGCGTGTTTATCCGCGCCGTGAGCGAATACCCTGAGCCCACGCACCCGATTCACCAAACCGCCTGGCGCCATAAAATCGCGGTAAAAGCCGCGCTCACCGAGCTCTGCGAGGCCGCCGGTGCCAAGGACGCCGCAGCGTTGGCCGAGACACTTAGTTTCCTCATCGACGGGGCGATCCTGACGGCACACGCCACGCAAACCACCACGCCAGCGCGTTCGGCGCGCGCCACGGCAGCGCAGTTACTCAAACTCTCGACGGGCTAG
- a CDS encoding ISAs1 family transposase — protein sequence MMPAETNPSNPQGEVISLRHLQVQVLDSPELNARAQGLLEEHHYLGAVKPVGERLLYAVSDAQGTWVAVLVFAAAALHLRGREAWIGWSGEQRRRRLALVVNNVRFLLLPKPAVPNLGSAVLSRVLGRLSADWQSRYEHPVLVVETFVDPERFTGSVYKASGWTELGLTKGNTRKSRDYYEHHAKPKRLFVRELEPRARRALQAGQIKPSLAAVEAKVPVRSTLKAPDLISLAEAFRQVPEYRAYIGAYPLHALLAITAAAYLAGAPRGQRDLAAFARRLSPVQRQALGVIRRRGKYGAPSQPTFSRLFARVQASRIEEVLLAHQRQVRGEPPDSEIVVIDGKVPKHSGGQNVVTAVTSPSLFYLGSEVVAEKSNEIPAARALCERLDLVDKLVSLDALHTQADTARAIVLEHGGDYLFTVKGNQPGLQKIVAAQVPDPGAPFLTR from the coding sequence ATGATGCCGGCCGAAACGAACCCGTCGAACCCCCAAGGGGAGGTGATTTCGCTGCGCCACTTGCAGGTGCAGGTGCTAGACAGCCCCGAGTTAAACGCCCGAGCGCAGGGGCTGCTTGAGGAGCATCACTATCTGGGCGCGGTGAAACCGGTGGGCGAGCGGCTGCTGTACGCGGTGAGCGATGCGCAGGGCACCTGGGTGGCGGTGCTGGTGTTTGCGGCGGCGGCGCTGCACCTGCGCGGCCGGGAGGCGTGGATTGGCTGGAGTGGCGAACAGCGCCGACGCCGATTGGCGCTGGTGGTCAACAACGTGCGGTTCCTGCTGCTGCCCAAGCCGGCGGTGCCCAACTTGGGCTCGGCGGTTTTGAGCCGGGTGCTCGGCCGGCTCAGTGCCGACTGGCAGTCGCGTTACGAGCACCCCGTGCTCGTCGTGGAAACCTTCGTCGACCCCGAGCGTTTTACGGGAAGTGTATACAAGGCATCCGGGTGGACCGAGTTGGGCCTGACCAAGGGCAACACGCGTAAGTCGCGCGATTACTACGAGCACCACGCCAAGCCCAAGCGCTTGTTTGTGCGCGAGCTGGAGCCCCGGGCCCGGAGAGCTCTTCAGGCAGGGCAGATCAAACCCTCGCTGGCTGCGGTGGAGGCGAAAGTTCCGGTGCGAAGTACCCTGAAGGCCCCCGATTTAATCAGCCTGGCGGAGGCCTTCCGGCAAGTGCCTGAATACCGCGCCTACATCGGGGCCTATCCCTTGCACGCGCTGCTGGCGATCACGGCGGCGGCCTATCTGGCCGGAGCACCCCGCGGCCAACGTGACCTGGCCGCTTTCGCCCGCCGGCTCTCCCCGGTCCAACGCCAAGCCCTCGGGGTGATCCGCCGCCGCGGCAAATACGGCGCTCCCAGCCAGCCCACCTTTAGTCGGCTGTTCGCCCGCGTTCAGGCCTCGCGCATCGAGGAGGTTTTACTCGCCCACCAACGTCAGGTGCGAGGCGAGCCCCCCGACAGCGAGATCGTGGTCATCGACGGCAAAGTCCCCAAGCACAGCGGCGGACAAAACGTCGTGACCGCGGTTACCTCGCCGAGCTTGTTTTATCTCGGCAGCGAGGTCGTCGCCGAAAAAAGTAACGAGATTCCCGCCGCCCGCGCCCTGTGTGAGAGACTCGATTTGGTCGATAAACTCGTGAGCCTTGATGCCCTGCATACCCAGGCGGACACCGCGCGGGCGATCGTACTGGAGCATGGCGGCGACTACCTGTTCACCGTCAAAGGCAATCAGCCCGGCTTGCAGAAAATCGTAGCAGCGCAAGTGCCCGATCCGGGCGCCCCTTTTTTGACCCGTTAA
- a CDS encoding ABC-F family ATP-binding cassette domain-containing protein, whose amino-acid sequence MLTIADVSKSYGTRELFSDVSLFIARTDRLGLIGPNGAGKSTLFGLILGEEKPDTGTIEWERGADFGYLPQESAPAGDETILHIATSGKKLEPTDDDYDIDYTLEPRARKILDGLGFKTDDADKLAKTFSGGWVMRAHLARLLVAEPALLLLDEPTNHLDLEALLWFQDYLTRYPGGLVVISHDRAFLNALCTGMLELRAGTLHYYHGNYDNFLTEKEARKHQQAAAFKNQQREIAHLQVFVDRFGAKASMASRAKSKEKQIERLKEVAVEEPTEELRKMNFKFPQPPRSGLKVVDLKHVRQAYGENVIYKDLNFTAERGQGIVLIGPNGAGKSTLLKILAGVIPIQGGERELGSNVVPGYFAQNRLDNLNPDATVFENVMELRTNENQLTEQQARAILGAFLFRKDDVHKPVSVLSGGEKTRLALARILVKPPNLLLMDEPTTHLDIQSIDALVHALKSYEGTLIFISHDVHFIKALAKNVLHVHSGRLTNYAGDYDYYLEKSKLSDARAAITAGFTDGRPKQAEVKKAAPVAAVPAKPKASPSEIRKFRESVGVLEKKVVELESKQAEITAALEAPETYADKGKFQHLNRELTAMTDQVTAATEAWEKAVSQLTEMEKA is encoded by the coding sequence ATGCTTACGATCGCTGACGTCTCTAAGTCCTACGGTACCCGCGAACTCTTTTCTGACGTCTCGCTGTTCATTGCGCGCACTGACCGCCTCGGCCTGATCGGCCCCAACGGCGCGGGCAAATCCACCCTGTTCGGCCTGATCCTCGGTGAGGAAAAGCCCGACACCGGCACCATCGAATGGGAGCGCGGCGCCGACTTCGGCTACCTGCCGCAGGAAAGCGCACCTGCCGGCGACGAGACCATTCTGCACATCGCCACCAGCGGTAAAAAGCTCGAACCCACCGATGACGACTACGACATCGATTACACCCTAGAGCCGCGCGCCCGTAAAATCCTCGACGGTCTCGGCTTCAAGACCGACGACGCCGACAAGTTGGCCAAAACTTTCTCCGGCGGCTGGGTCATGCGCGCCCACCTCGCCCGCCTTCTCGTAGCCGAGCCCGCGCTGTTGCTGCTCGACGAGCCGACGAACCATCTCGATTTGGAAGCCCTGCTCTGGTTCCAGGATTACCTGACGCGTTACCCGGGCGGCCTGGTGGTGATCTCGCACGATCGCGCCTTCCTCAACGCCCTGTGCACCGGCATGCTCGAACTGCGCGCCGGCACGCTGCATTATTACCACGGTAACTACGATAATTTCCTCACCGAAAAAGAGGCCCGTAAGCACCAGCAAGCCGCCGCCTTTAAGAACCAGCAGCGCGAAATCGCCCACTTGCAGGTGTTCGTCGACCGCTTCGGTGCCAAGGCCTCGATGGCCTCGCGCGCCAAGTCCAAGGAGAAACAAATCGAGCGCCTCAAGGAGGTCGCCGTCGAGGAGCCGACCGAGGAGCTGCGCAAGATGAACTTCAAATTCCCGCAGCCGCCGCGCTCGGGCCTCAAGGTCGTCGATCTCAAGCACGTCCGCCAAGCCTACGGTGAAAACGTGATCTACAAGGACCTTAACTTCACGGCTGAGCGCGGTCAGGGCATCGTGCTCATCGGGCCTAACGGCGCCGGTAAATCCACGCTCCTCAAAATCCTCGCTGGTGTGATCCCGATTCAGGGCGGCGAGCGCGAGCTGGGCAGTAACGTGGTACCGGGTTACTTCGCTCAGAACCGTCTCGATAACTTGAATCCCGACGCGACGGTTTTCGAGAACGTGATGGAGCTGCGCACCAACGAAAACCAGCTCACCGAGCAGCAGGCCCGCGCGATCCTGGGCGCCTTCCTGTTCCGCAAGGACGACGTGCACAAGCCGGTTTCGGTACTCTCCGGCGGCGAGAAAACCCGTTTGGCGCTGGCCCGCATTTTGGTTAAACCGCCGAACTTGCTGCTCATGGACGAGCCGACGACGCACTTGGACATCCAGTCCATCGACGCGCTGGTGCACGCGCTGAAGAGCTACGAAGGCACGCTGATCTTCATCTCGCACGACGTGCATTTCATCAAGGCCCTCGCCAAGAACGTGCTGCATGTGCACAGCGGCCGTCTGACGAACTACGCCGGCGACTACGATTATTACCTGGAGAAATCCAAGTTGAGCGACGCCCGCGCCGCGATCACCGCCGGTTTCACTGACGGCCGCCCCAAGCAGGCCGAGGTCAAGAAAGCCGCCCCCGTCGCCGCTGTCCCGGCCAAGCCCAAAGCCAGCCCGAGCGAGATCCGTAAATTTAGGGAGAGTGTGGGAGTGTTGGAAAAGAAGGTCGTCGAATTGGAGTCCAAGCAGGCGGAGATCACCGCCGCGCTGGAGGCGCCCGAGACGTATGCCGACAAGGGCAAATTCCAGCACCTCAACCGCGAGTTAACCGCCATGACCGATCAGGTTACCGCCGCGACCGAGGCGTGGGAAAAAGCCGTCTCGCAGCTCACCGAGATGGAGAAGGCATAA
- a CDS encoding PhoH family protein, with product MEKLSGITPPKLKLQVSAKAKTFVLDTNVLLHDPQSIFKFEDNNLAIPVEVLEELDAIKTEQSTERGRNARRVHRILSELLPDSRSMHEGVKLATGGTLSVIINPYMADPALRDAPLMQKLRAVLADFSKKDNRIIAAALFVQESYPPPTILVTKDVNVALKARAVGLESQDYLNDKVPEAVDEDAYREIPVTIYEIQRFCSEGEFTLAEADAQALYLNEYVLLRSDEGKTMPARYYGEGVVKRLRIPDSIKAPGGIAIRARNLEQQFFMDALLDDSIALITCFGKAGTGKTLLSIGCALHQTHDDRSLYDGLSISRPVIALGKDIGFLPGTLEEKMKPWLQPYFDALEVLMPSKPAKDPQFAAKKVSKKQQKKQPSALEASRQESVADSHPNGGGGGGGHHGPAAPMKPYERLMKSGLLEVEALCFIRGRSIARRFFILDEAQQLTPHEVKTVITRISEGSKIVLIGDPAQIDNPYVDSRSNGLVYCHNRMKGHALSAHVKLTKGERSKLAELAADLL from the coding sequence ATGGAAAAACTAAGTGGAATTACCCCTCCTAAACTTAAACTTCAGGTTTCCGCCAAAGCGAAGACCTTTGTCCTAGACACCAACGTCCTCCTCCACGACCCGCAGTCGATTTTCAAATTCGAGGACAACAACCTCGCCATTCCGGTCGAGGTTTTGGAAGAGCTCGACGCCATCAAAACCGAGCAGTCCACCGAGCGCGGCCGCAACGCCCGCCGCGTCCACCGCATCCTCTCGGAGCTGTTGCCCGACTCGCGCTCCATGCACGAGGGCGTGAAACTGGCCACCGGCGGCACGCTCTCCGTCATCATCAATCCCTACATGGCGGACCCCGCCCTGCGCGACGCCCCGCTCATGCAAAAGCTGCGCGCCGTCCTCGCCGACTTCTCCAAAAAGGATAACCGCATCATCGCCGCCGCCCTCTTCGTTCAGGAGAGCTACCCGCCGCCCACCATCCTGGTCACCAAGGACGTTAACGTTGCACTCAAGGCCCGCGCCGTCGGCTTGGAATCCCAGGATTACCTCAACGATAAAGTTCCCGAGGCCGTCGACGAGGACGCCTACCGCGAGATCCCTGTCACCATTTACGAAATACAGCGCTTCTGCTCCGAAGGTGAATTCACCTTGGCCGAGGCCGATGCCCAAGCGCTCTATCTTAACGAGTACGTGCTGCTCCGCTCCGACGAGGGCAAGACGATGCCGGCGCGCTATTACGGCGAGGGCGTGGTCAAGCGCCTGCGCATTCCCGACAGCATCAAGGCCCCCGGCGGCATCGCGATTCGCGCGCGCAATCTTGAGCAGCAGTTCTTCATGGACGCGTTGCTCGACGACTCGATCGCGCTGATCACCTGCTTCGGCAAGGCCGGTACGGGCAAAACGCTGCTCTCCATCGGTTGCGCCCTGCACCAGACCCACGACGACCGCTCGCTTTACGACGGCTTGTCCATCTCCCGGCCCGTCATCGCGTTGGGCAAGGACATCGGTTTCCTTCCCGGCACCTTGGAGGAAAAGATGAAGCCGTGGCTGCAGCCTTACTTTGACGCGCTTGAGGTGCTCATGCCCTCGAAGCCGGCCAAGGATCCGCAGTTTGCCGCCAAGAAGGTGTCCAAAAAGCAGCAAAAGAAGCAGCCCAGCGCCCTCGAGGCATCGCGCCAGGAATCCGTTGCCGACAGCCATCCCAATGGCGGCGGCGGTGGTGGCGGGCATCACGGGCCAGCCGCACCGATGAAGCCCTACGAGCGTTTGATGAAGAGCGGCCTGCTTGAGGTTGAGGCACTGTGCTTCATCCGCGGCCGTTCCATCGCCCGCCGCTTCTTCATTTTGGACGAAGCCCAGCAGCTCACCCCGCACGAGGTGAAAACGGTGATCACGCGCATCTCCGAGGGCTCGAAGATCGTCTTGATCGGCGACCCTGCGCAGATCGACAACCCGTACGTCGACTCGCGCAGCAACGGCCTGGTTTATTGCCACAACCGCATGAAGGGCCACGCACTCTCCGCCCACGTGAAACTGACCAAGGGCGAACGCTCCAAGTTGGCCGAGCTCGCCGCTGATTTGCTCTGA